GCGGATTAGCAGGCCATCGCTATAGCTGTTGACGATACCAGACAGGGTTTTGATCGAGCAGGGCAAAATCACCATGCCCAGCGTTTTGAACGAACCGGAGGAGATACTGGCGGCGATGTCGCGTGCATCGTGCACCACATCAGCCAGCGCCTGTACTTCACGCAAGCTCAGCGAGGTTTCCAGCGCCAGTGTCTGTCGCGCCGCATTACTTATCACCAAATGGGTTTCCACTTCCGCGACATCATGTAATGCCTGCAACAGGCGCACGCCGTAGATCGCGCCGCTGGCACCGGAAATACCGATGATAAGTCGTTTCATAAAGTAGACCTCTGCCTTGGAAATATAAGCTCAGTCAAACTTTGCCGCAATGGCGAGGGATAAGCAAGCCAGAGAAGGGCAATGCACCGCGACGAACGCCGCAGTGCACCAAGATAGCACTTAGCCTTCGTTATGGATTTCCAGATTTTCCGCTTCGCTCTGCCCACATAGCGCTTTAGCATCGTCGTTGCGTAGCGACGCCAAATACTCCAGATAGCTCTGGTCAACATCTTTGGTGACATAGATGCCATCGAACACCGAGCATTCGAACTGGGCGATATCCGGGTTCTCGTCACGCACCGCTTCAATTAGATCAGCCAAATTTTGGAAGATCAAACCGTCAGCACCAATGATCTGGCGGATTTCATCCACTTCACGGCCATGGGCGATCAGTTCGTTCGCGCTCGGCATGTCAATGCCGTAGACATTGGGGAAGCGGATTTCTGGCGCGGCGGAGGCCAAGTACACCCGCTTGGCACCGGCATCGCGCGCCATCTCGACGATCTGCTCTGAGGTGGTGCCGCGCACGATAGAGTCATCCACCAGCAGCACGTTTTTATCACGGAACTCGGCGCGGTTGGCGTTTAGCTTACGGCGCACTGACTGGCGACGAACCTGCTGGCCCGGCATGATGAAGGTGCGTCCTACATAGCGGTTTTTTACGAAACCCTGGCGATATGGTTTGTCCAGGATGCGGGCAATCTCCAGCGCGATGTCGCAAGACGTTTCCGGGATCGGGATCACCACGTCAATGTCCAGATCTTCCCACTCACGGGCGATTTTCTCGCCCAGCTTTTGCCCCATACGTACGCGGGCGCTGTAGACCGAAATTTTGTCCATAAAGGAGTCAGGACGGGCGAAATAGACATACTCAAACAGGCATGGATGGGTTTTCGGGTTCTCCGCGCACTGACGGGTGAACAATTGACCTTTCTCGGTGATGTAGACGGCTTCACCCGGTGCCACATCGCGCAGAAATTCAAAACCCAGCGTATCGAGCGCCACGCTTTCAGAAGCCACCATATACTCGTTACAACCGTCTTCAAGCTGGCGTTTGCCCAGCACTAGCGGACGGATGCCGTTCGGGTCGCGAAACGCCAACAAACCGTGGCCGATGATCATCGCCACACAGGCATAAGCGCCGCGCAGTTGCTGATGCATGGTGGCCACAGCGCTGAAAATGTTGTCGGCCCCCAAAGGATAATGCGTGAAATGATCCAGCTCGCTGGCAAGCACGTTCAGCAGGATCTCAGAATCGGAGGTAGTGTTGACGTGGCGGCGGCCCCCCTCAAACAACTTATGACGCAGTTCATGGGCATTAGTCAGGTTGCCATTGTGTGCCAGCGTAATGCCGAACGGCGAGTTCACGTAGAAAGGTTGAGCCTCCGAGGCACTGGAGCTGCCAGCCGTTGGGTAACGCACATGACCAATACCCATGTTGCCCTGCAAACGCTGCATATGACGTGCCTCGAACACATCTTTCACCAAACCGTTTGCTTTACGCAGACGGAACCCGTTTTGGGCATCAATGGTGACGATGCCTGCGGCATCTTGACCACGGTGCTGGAGCACCGTCAGCGCATCATAAATCGACTGGTTAACCGGTGTAAAACCGGCAATACCGACAATACCGCACATGCTGTTTTTTCCTCTAAGCCGCTACCGCCCCGGTAAATGGGCCGGTAAGAAACTCGACGTGCTTTGCAAGTAGTCAAAGAACCACCTGATGATATAACTAAATTGGGGGATAAGCTGCGACTGTTTCCAATCTGTGCTTTGCGATAAGCCGGTAAAGGTATCCAGGAAGAACAGGATCGCTGCAACGATCAGCACGCCACGCAGTGCACCGAAACAGATGCCCAACACCCGGTCAGTACCTGATAACCCGGTTTTCTCTACCAGAGAGCTAATCACATAGTTACCCATTGCACCAATGATCAGCGTCGCGATAAACAAAATGACGATCGCGATACCGTTTCGCACCAGTGCATCTTCAAAACGAGTGAAGTAAACCGCAAGGTAAGAGTAGAAATGGCTGGCAACGAAAAACGCACATCCCCATGTCAACAGTGACAATGCTTCGCGAACAAACCCTCGGATCAGGCTCACCAGAGCCGAAAATCCAATCAGCGCTATAATGACGTAATCAATCCAGACCATGAACTATCCCAATGATGAATCGCCCTTGCTCCCTTTATCTTTCTAGCGGCAGCCCTCAACTTACTCCCCGCCCCAGGGAACTGCTCAGTGACTACTTTGAGGCAACTTGAAATTTACCAGGCGCATCCAATTTGCGGCGAATTCTAACAGAAAAAGAAAACGTTTTCGTAGGGAATTTCCCACCACGTTATAAATAAAAATAGTCAATAAGGGCGTGTTCTCGCACCGCATTATAGAGAATACTGATAAACCACGACCCGCTCGATCACCATGCAACTTCTCGGCGGACGCTTCCACTTCGCCTGCCAAAACCAACTCGTTAGAGAGCGGGCATATTGATACGCTCATCTTTTAGGGTTTCGACAATATCAAGCTCTTTCATGTCAGCCATCACGCCTTTCACGCCCTCAGCGTCTTTCACCCTATCACTGAGGCCGCCTTCAAATGACCGTCAGCGGTGCTCACGGGCAATGGCGGGACATCGCCTAACGCACGCTATACGGCTTCACCTGCCCACTTAACCCGCTGATGGCATTCAGCGCCGACAAAGAAGACTGTAGCTTTTGCTTCGAGGCATCTGGGCCAACGTAAATGCGCGTGAGTTGCCCCTGAACCGGTGTCGATGGCACGGTAAAGACGCGATAACCAGACAAACGCAGCGAAGCGACGATCTCGTCCACCCTGGCAGCATTTTTCAGCGCCCCGAGTTGCACAACATAAGCTTGTCCAACCGGGGCCTGCTCTTTCACCGATTTCTGCACAGGAGCAGGTTTAGGTTTCGGCATTAGGTCAGGTTTCACATCGACCGGTGTCGGCAGGGGCATGGGCTTATGCACCGGCGGTGGCGTGTTTTGGTGCCCCGCCTGCTGAACCGCCACCTCAGGGGCTAGCTGATGTTCAACTAAAGCCTCTGCCCCCACTGTTGGCGGCGCGAGCAACGGCTGAGTGACTGGCGGCAGCATGGTGTTTTCTTCCACGTCTCCCGGCTTCGGCACCAATGGGATCGCCGCGAACTCATCCTCATAATGTTTTTTTTTGCCGTCCAACAGCCCTGGCAGGATGATGACCCCCAGCGCGACCAGAATTACGGTGCCAACCAGTCGGTTCTGAAATTTACTTGCCACTCACACTCCTCGCCTCTCGTCTAATGCCACCATCACCTGTGCCACGGTATGGAACGATCCACAGACGATAACAATATCTTGTTTATCAGCATCCTGCATAGCCTGCCGCCAAGCGGTTTCAACATCGATAAACTGGCGCGGTTGCATCAAATGCTGTGCCAGCAATTCAGCGCGAGCACCGCGCGGCTCGTCAAGCGGCGCACAATACCATTCATCCACCTGCGCGCGCAGGCAGGCCAACGTGCCGGCGATGTCTTTGTCCGACAGCATGGCGACCACAGCACGCACCTTGCCGCCGTTGCGCGGCAGCTTCGCCAGACGTCCAGCCAGATAGCTGGCAGCGTGCGGGTTATGCGCCACATCAAGGATCAGTCTCGGCTCTTGGCACACAAGTTGAAAACGGCCAGGCAGCATCGCCTGCTGTAGCCCGGCATGGATTGCCCGATGGTCGATGTCCAGCGAGGAATAGCTCAGCGCCGCCAGTGCGCTAGCGGCATTGACCAGCGGCACATTCGGCATCGGCAAACCAGCCAGCAGCGTTTCACCACCTTGCCACTGCCAGTGCTCGCCTTGTTCACTATAACTCCAGGCCACCCCGTTGCGGTAAAGCGGTGCGCCCAGTGCTTCGGCCACCTGCTGGAGACTCGCTGGCATGTCCGCTTCGCCCACCACGGCCGGTTTGCCACTACGGAAAATGCCCGCCTTCTCGCTGCCGATACTTTCCCGGTCGTTGCCCAACCAATCGGTATGATCCAACGCAATGCTGGTGATCACCGCCACGCTCGGCTCAACGATATTAGTGGCGTCCAAGCGCCCACCCAAACCAACCTCCAGGATCACCACATCCAGCCGTGCCTGCTTAAACAGATGCAATGCAGACAGAGTACCAAATTCAAAATAGGTCAGTGAGGTTTCGCCACGGCCGTTCTCAATAGCAGCAAAGGAGTGGCTAAATTCCGCCTCGTTCAGTTCTTCACCCTGGATGCGTACCCGCTCGGTATAGCGCACCAGATGCGGCGAACTGTAAACGCCAACACGTAGGCCAGCGGCCAACAGCATGGCTTCTAGCGTGCGACAGGTGGTACCCTTGCCATTGGTGCCAGCAACGGTGAATACCGTTGCTGCGGGGGTCAATAACTCAAGATGCGCCGCAACGCGTTGCACACGTTCCAAGCCGAGTTCGATCGCCTGGCTGTGCAGATGTTCCAGATAGTAAAGCCACTCGTTCAATGGCGATGTGGCTTGGGGAATTGGGTGGTTTTGCATGAGTGCCATCGCTGGACTTGGTTCATTAATTCTCAGGCCCCCCACACTGGCCTGCACCCGTGCGGGGTCTCTGCCTGCACCTCAGGCGTCGGCCTGATTTTCCTGGGCGATGACCAGCGCTTCCTCATCAAAATGTGGCTGCGGTTGGTTGGTCAGCTTGGAAAGAATGCTGGCCAGGGTTCGGCGCATTTCTGGCCGACGAACGATCATGTCAATCGCGCCTTTTTCGATCAAAAATTCGCTGCGCTGGAAACCAGGCGGTAGTTTTTCACGCACTGTTTGCTCGATAACGCGTGGGCCAGCGAAGCCGATCAGCGCCTTCGGCTCGGCGATGTTGATGTCGCCCAGCATCGCCAGACTGGCAGAAACCCCCCCCATCGTCGGATCAGTCAGCACGGAGATGTAAGGTAGACCACGTTCCTGTATTTTGGCCAGCGCCGCGCTAGTTTTCGCCATCTGCATCAGCGACATCAGTGCTTCCTGCATGCGCGCACCACCGCTGGCGGAAAAGCAGACCAGCGGGCAGTGGTCTTCCAGTGCTTGCTCGGCTGCTCGCACAAAACGTGCACCAACCACGGACGACATAGAACCACCGATAAAGGCAAATTCAAAAGCAGCGGCCACGATCGGCATACCGTACAACGTGCCTTTCATCACCACTAATGCATCTTTTTCACCAGTCGCTTTCTGCGCAGCGACCAAACGATCTTTGTACTTTTTAGAATCTTTGAACTTCAGAATGTCATTCGGCTCCAGTTCGCCGCCCAATTCCACTTCGCTGCCTTTATCCAGCAGGGTGTGCAGACGCATACGCGATGTCATGCGCATGTGGTGGTCACACTTAGGGCACACTTCCAGATTACGCTCAAGCTCGGCGCGATAGAGAACCTGGCCGCAGCTATCGCATTTGGTCCAGACCCCTTCAGGAATGCTCGCTTTACGGGTTTGTGTAATATTGCTTTTGTTAAGAATTCGTTCAATCCAGCTCATCGATAACCTTTCTGCTTGAACCTGGCAAACGCCAGTCCGCTGTTCATGTCCCCCCGAAGAAGCCTCAGGATTGTGCACAAGAACAGACCATAAATGTCGCTCATTAAACCATATCAGCTCAACACTGTGGATAAAAAACTGGTCGAACCGAAAAGCTAGGCGATGTTTTTACTTTTGCTGGCGGGTAGCCCGCCAGATCTCAATGATACCCGGTAGAATTGAAATAATGATGATAGCCATGATCAACAGTTTCAGGTTTTCCTGCACCACGGGCAAACCGCCGAAAAAATAGCCAGCATAAGTGAACAGCAATACCCAAACCAGTGCGCCCACGACGTTATAGACAGCAAAGTGGCGGTAGGACATATGCCCCATACCAGCGACGAACGGTGCAAAAGTACGTACGATCGGCACGAATCGCGCTAAGATAATCATTTTCCCACCGTATTTCTCATAAAATCGATGCGTTTTATCCAGATAGCTGCGACGGAAAATCTTCGAGTCTGGGTAGCTGAACAGTTTTTCACCAAACAGTCGGCCGAGGGTATAATTGACCGCATCGCCAATAATCGCCGCCGCTACCATCAGCACCACCATGGTGTGCACATTGAGATCATTGGTCGGTAATGCCGCCAGCGCGCCGGCAACAAACAGCAGAGAATCCCCCGGCAGGAAAGGCGTCACCACCAAGCCAGTTTCGCAAAACAGGATCAAGAACAAAATAGCGTAGACCCATATGCCGTACTGTGCGACTAATTCGACCAAGTGGGCATCAATATGCAGAATAAAATCAATAATAAATTTGATGATATCCATCAGTTCTCTCTTTAACGCCGGTGACCTTCCCCCAGCAGCAAGCGTAGGGAACAATAGATTCAAACACGCCAGCGTTTAATCGTCAGGTAAAAACAGCGGCCCCAGCGGCGATCGTGGGAGAGCAAAATGCTCAGGATAATCGACTGAGACCAAATATAGACCTTCGGCTCGTGCCGTCGCTGCCGCCAGATTACGATCCCTCAACGCCAACAGCTCAGCCAGCCAGTTCTCATTCCGCTTGCCGCAACCAATTTCCATCAGGCTGCCGACAATATTGCGCACCATATGATGCACGAAGGCATTGGCCTTGATATCCACCACAATATATTCGCCTTGGCGCGTGACCTTGACATGTTTTACCTTGCGCCACGGCGTGCGCGATTGGCATTGCGCGGCGCGAAACGAAGTAAAATCGTTCTCACCCAGCAGCGCCTGCGCAGCGCGATGCATCCGAACGGCGTCCAATGGATGGTAAAAATGGGTCACTCCTTGCTGCAATACTGCCGGACGGTTACGATGATTGTAGATGATATAGCGATAGCGGCGTGCGATAGCGCTGAAACGCGCATGAAAATCGTCGGCGACAGCGCTTACCCAGCGCACAGCAATATCCGGCGGTAGATGGGTGTTCACTCCCATAGACCAAGCGGCGTCCTTGCGCCGTGCGCTGGTTTCAAAATGCACCACCTGCCCGGTAGCGTGTACCCCAGCGTCAGTACGCCCGGCGCACAACACGTTGATCGGTGCATCCGCGACCTTGCTCAACGCCTGTTCCAGGCAGCCCTGCACACTAGCCACTTCCCGTTGCTGCTGCCAGCCGTAATAACGGCTGCCGTCATATTCAATGCCCAGCGCAATCTTTTGTGTCGGTTGGACGGGCAAAGCAACCTCAGACATCAGTACATCTGCTCCTGCACCAGACGTTCTGCGGTTTCGATAGCCATCAACGCCCCGCCGAAACGCACATTGTCCGCTACCGACCAGAATTGTAACAGCGCCGGAATACCGTAATCGTTACGCAGGCAACCAATACTTAACGCATCGCTGCCGGATGCTTCGGTCACTTGAGTCGGATAATCCTCTTCCTCGCTCAGTTGAATGTCTTCGGCCTGCTCCAACTCACTGCGCGCTTCTTCTGCGGAAATTGGGCGTAAGGCTTCCAGATGCACCACCTGCGCATGGCCGTAAAATACCGGCGACTGAACGCAGCTCACCGAGATCGGCAACCCCACGTCCCGCAACACTTTGCGCACCTGATCGACGATTAAGCGTTCTTCGCGCACGCTGCCTTGTTCATCAGCCAGGAGCGGCAACAGGTTAAATGCCAATTGTTTGGCGAACACGCCAGGTTCAGCCGGAATACCGTTAAGCAAACGCGCGCTCTGAGCAGCCAGATCATCCACTGCCACTTTGCCGTGCGCCGAGGCCGACATCAATGTCATCACGTGTAGGCGCGAAATCCCCGCTTGTTCGGTTAGTGGTGTGATCGCCGTCAGCAATTGACTGACCATGCTATCAGCGATGGCAACGATATTGCGGTTACGATATTCGGCCAGCACCTGCGGGTTGACGCCCGGTACCACCAGCGGTACGTCCGGCTCCAAAGCGAACAGGCCGCTGGTGTCGATCACCAGACAGCCCATATTGGCAGCCTCTTGCGCATAGCGGGCCGAGGCTTCGCTACCGGCGACAAAGAACGCTAGCTGTGCCTGCGACCAATCGAACTTCTCCACGTTTTGCACCAGAATGGACTTACCGTTGAAGCGCACGGTCGCACCGGCGCCACCAACACTTGCCAAGGGATGAAGCTCACCTACTGGAAACTGGCGTTCCTGCAACAATTCCAACAACGCTTCCCCCACCGCGCCAGTAGCGCCAAGCAGAGCGATATTCCAGCCGTCAGACATTGGGTTTTCTCCTGAGTATTGCATTTAAAAGCAAATGAGTCGTGTTGCCACCGCCCGATAATCTTTGCCGCTGACTCTTGGCTGTGTCCGGCTATTGATTGTGGCCCCCTGGTTGCCCCAAAAGCGGGTAATCAAGCGGAGGGGGGAGTTCAAGCCCGACAACGCAGAATAGCGACTTTTGGGGCGCGGCCAGTAGAGCTGGGGCCATTTGACGCACCGTTTATTTGGCGCAGCAAACCTCGCAACCCACGCCTTGCTACGTATTCAACAGCCCCCCAACGGCGCTCACGGGCAAGGGCCGGACACAGCCTACCATAGCGGCGATAACATAAGACTGTAGTGGTCAACTAAAACTGGCCACCGCGTTAGAGTTTTTCCAGTATCGGTTTTCCGATTCGTTTGGTGGTAACCCACCGTTATATTCATGCGGCCTGAGCGCGCTGTAATACCCAACGATATAGTCCGTTATTGCGTGGGCTGCATCGCTGAAGTTTATGTAACCCGTCACCGGTACCCATTCGTTCTTCAGACTCCTGAAGAAGCGCTCCATTGGGCTATTATCCCAGCAGTTTCCACGCCGACTCATACTCTGTCTGATCCGATACCTCCACAGTGACTGCCGGAACTGTCTGCTTGTGTAATGGCTGCCCTGATCGCTGTGGAACATCACTCCGGCTGGTTTTCCCCGGGCCTCCCACGCCATCTCCAGCGCTTTGATGGTCAGCCTGCTGTCCGGTGAGAACGACATTGCCCAGCCCACCGGTTTTCTCGCGAACAGGTCGAGAACAACGGCGAGGTAGGCCCAGCGCCTGCCTGTCCAGATATAGGTCACATCGCCACACCACACCTGATTAGGCTCTGTCACTGCGAACTGCCGCTCAAGGTGATTCGGGATAGCGATGTGTTCAAGGCCACCGCATTTATACCGATGAGTGGGCTGTTGACAACTGACCAGCCCCAGCTCTTTCATGAGCCTGCCGGCGAGCCATCGTCCCATCCTGAAGCCCTTCATGGTTGCCATAGTTGCGATACTCCTTGCGCCAGCAGAGCCATGGCTGACGCTATGCAGTTCCAGTACCTGGCTGCGTAATACAGCTCGTCTGCCATCTGGTTTTTCAGGACGGTTTTTCCAGTATTTGTAGCTGCTGCGATGAACCCCGAACACGTGGCAGAGTGTGACCACCGGATAATGCGCTCTGAGTTTCCCGATTATCGAGAACTGTTCAGGGAGTCTGACATCAAGAGCGCGGTAGCCTTTTTTAATATTTCGTTTTCCATTTCAATACGTTGTATTTTTTTCCTCAGCTCACGTATTTCAATTTGTTCAGGAGTAATGGGAGAGGCTTTAGGTATTTTTCCCTGCCGCTCATCACGCAACTGCTTCACCCATCGCGTCATTGTGGAAAGGCCGACATCCATAGCACTGGCTGCATCTGCCACGGTGTAGTTCTGGTCAACGACCAGTTGAGCGGATTCGCGTTTGAACTCTGCACTGAAATTTCTTTTTTTCATTGAAGCACCTGTAATGTCCTGAGGTGAGCATATCACCTCTGTTCAGGTGGCCAAATTCAGTGTGCCACTACAGACAACCTTACGGAATATTTACAGGACGTTGAAACCCAGCTCAAGCAGCAACTCCGCGCTGGCACTGTCATGGCACTGAACGCGCAGCGAAGACCATTCGCGGCGCTCCTGATAGTATTTGCGCAGGCGATCAAACTCACCCATCAGCCCCGCGACATTGCGCAGCAGCGCATCATCACGGCGCACATCATACACCAAGTGAATCAATCGTTTTAATTTGCCTTCATCCAACACCCCATTGAGTTGGATATGGCTGAATTCTGCTATCGGCAGCAGTGAGGCCAATGCAATCTGCTGTGGCTGCCCAAGATAACAGCTGTAGGCCTCAAATACTTGCGTGGTGCCGCGCGCTTTGCCCTCCAGGGTATAGCCCGCGATATGCGCGGTGCCGATGTCCACCTGTGCCAGCAACGGCAGGGAAAGATCCGGCTCCGGATCCCAGACGTCCAGCACCGTGCTCAGCTTTTTGCCTTTTTCCAATGCCTGCAACAGCGCTGCGTTGTCGACCACCGCGCCACGGCAGGCATTGATCAGAATACGGTTGTCCGGTAGTGCTGCTAGCAGATCGGCATCAGCCAGATGCCATGAGGTATAAGGGCCAGACTTATTAAGCGGCGTATGGAAGGACAGGACATCGGCTTCTGCCACCAGCTTCTCCAGCGGCCAAAACTCCCCCACGTCACCGCGCGCTGCGCGCGGTGGATCACACAATAGCGTACGCGCGCCCAATGCTTTCAACCGCGCATCCAGACGCGAGCCAACGTTACCCACGCCGACGATACCGATGGTTTTATCACGCAGTTGGAAACCATCACGTTCAGCAAGCACCAGTAAAGCGGAAAACACATACTCGACCACCGCGATAGCATTACAGCCTGGTGCGGCGGAAAAACCGATGCCTTGCTGCTGAAGCCAAGCCTCATCAATGTGGTCGGTGCCAGCGGTGGCGGTGCCGACAAAACCAACGCGGCTACCAGCCAGCAATTCCGCATTCACCTGGGTAACCGAACGCACCATCAGTGCCTTGGCGTCCGCCAGCACATCACGCGGGATCGGGCGACCTGGCACCACCTGTACATCGCCCAGGCGACTGAACAGCTCAGCCGAATAGGGCATATTTTCATCAACCAGAATTTTCACTGCGTTCTCCGACGCTTTACCGCAACTTATCTGTGAAATAGTGTGCCACTGAATCATGCCCGGCGGAAGCACTTAGGGGGAGCGTCAGTACCAAAAACTTGTCCTCGGACGATGGCAGGTAATTTTGCTGGATAGGGGATTGAGGTAATATTATTTTTACATTTTTTGATTAAGATCATTTAATCATACTGGATAATAGTCAAGCGGAGACGTAATATCAGCCAGGTAATTGGCATATCTTTGAGGAATGAAGGGCATGACAAGGAAAGTTCAAATTAAACGATGTAAATTATTCTCTTCCCACATTTATGGCATTGAGGATTTTTTTAGTTTTCTCTGGTGGAGGAGCTTATCGTTATTGCGGCGGATTAGGTGATATTTCTAGCAAAGAATCTATTTCCACCAATATCTATTCCTTTTTAAACGAATAGATATAATTCATCACTCATGGTTAAAAACCTTAAATAAGATACCGTTACTTATCATTAGAGTTCCCTGCATAGCAGTTCTTATCACCCTTCTCTCATTGGAGAAATAACAAATGGCACAATCTGTTATTAGGAGCTTCTTTTATAGAATAGATAGATTGCTTTTATATAACATCCTTTCAATTATTGTGGGTCATTGATTAGGAGATCCATACAAATGGATAACTAACCTAAATATTAATCTGTGAGAAGCATAAATTGTCAATAGAACAAATCTGGCGGTGCCAGAAAACGCTGAAACCGATGCGTAGCACAATCAACCCGGCTTTCACCCACATTAGTTGGGCCCCATTGTGGCTATGTGGCTATGTGGCTATGTGGCTAATTAGACCTTATTGATAATAATTATCATGAGTATACTGTTCCCGTTGCTAGCAGTGCTGATCTGGTCAATCAGTGCCATAGTCAACAAACTTGCCGTCACTACCATCGATCCAGCAGCCATCTCCTTCTACCGCTAGCTACTGGCGCTAATCATCCTGACACCCTTTGTATTGCCGGGGGTGATCGGCAACCGACAGGCGGTGCGTGTCAATGGGCTAATACCGCCGCGATCTTTATGAACTTAACACCGGTGTTCACTGCCATCATCGCCGTACTGTTCCTGCATGAACAATTACACAGCTACCATCTGTTAGGCGGCGATATCACCCTGCTCGGCGTGATTTTATCCCAATGCCTACCCACCTCGTGGGGCCAGCGCGCAAAAATACCCACCACCGGGGGGGCATTCTGCAAGGATCAGGACAACCGTTGAAAATGCGCCCGCAAGCTGCTGTGCTCCACCAATCGCTCCTCGCCCAGGCCAAAAAAATGCTATTTTTCCTTTACCCACTTTTCATTTGCCGCGCATTGCTTTATCTGTAGCACCTTTTTACAGCACCAAAGGATGTTTTATGACTAACACTTTCACCAAAGGGTTACTGCTGAGTAGCGTAATCACCTTGCTTTCCGCCTGCAACAAACCGCAATCCCGCCCGCAGATCGACATCAACGGCAAAACCATGGGTACCTTTTATAGCGTTA
The sequence above is drawn from the Serratia symbiotica genome and encodes:
- the pdxB gene encoding 4-phosphoerythronate dehydrogenase PdxB, translated to MKILVDENMPYSAELFSRLGDVQVVPGRPIPRDVLADAKALMVRSVTQVNAELLAGSRVGFVGTATAGTDHIDEAWLQQQGIGFSAAPGCNAIAVVEYVFSALLVLAERDGFQLRDKTIGIVGVGNVGSRLDARLKALGARTLLCDPPRAARGDVGEFWPLEKLVAEADVLSFHTPLNKSGPYTSWHLADADLLAALPDNRILINACRGAVVDNAALLQALEKGKKLSTVLDVWDPEPDLSLPLLAQVDIGTAHIAGYTLEGKARGTTQVFEAYSCYLGQPQQIALASLLPIAEFSHIQLNGVLDEGKLKRLIHLVYDVRRDDALLRNVAGLMGEFDRLRKYYQERREWSSLRVQCHDSASAELLLELGFNVL
- a CDS encoding IS3 family transposase (programmed frameshift) encodes the protein MKKRNFSAEFKRESAQLVVDQNYTVADAASAMDVGLSTMTRWVKQLRDERQGKIPKASPITPEQIEIRELRKKIQRIEMENEIFKKGYRALDVRLPEQFSIIGKLRAHYPVVTLCHVFGVHRSSYKYWKNRPEKPDGRRAVLRSQVLELHSVSHGSAGARSIATMATMKGFRMGRWLAGRLMKELGLVSCQQPTHRYKCGGLEHIAIPNHLERQFAVTEPNQVWCGDVTYIWTGRRWAYLAVVLDLFARKPVGWAMSFSPDSRLTIKALEMAWEARGKPAGVMFHSDQGSHYTSRQFRQSLWRYRIRQSMSRRGNCWDNSPMERFFRSLKNEWVPVTGYINFSDAAHAITDYIVGYYSALRPHEYNGGLPPNESENRYWKNSNAVASFS